A window of the Lactuca sativa cultivar Salinas chromosome 5, Lsat_Salinas_v11, whole genome shotgun sequence genome harbors these coding sequences:
- the LOC111895144 gene encoding uncharacterized protein LOC111895144, giving the protein MTTAARPTWAPAKGGNEQGGTRIFGPSQKYSSRDIASHTTLKPRKDGQDTQDELERRDLKEELVERERRHFSSKDKGYSEDRDRRKSGHHLLEGSRREIEDRIVPRTADADDADLDIKSDDESDEDDDDDDDEDDTEALLAELEQIKKERAEEKLRKEREEQEEELKLKEAELIRGNPLLNNPTSTSFNVKRRWDDDVVFKNQARGETKAPKRFINDTIRSDFHRKFLHKYMK; this is encoded by the exons ATGACGACGGCTGCTAGACCGACATGGGCACCTGCTAAAGGTGGTAACGAACAAGGTGGAACACGTATATTTGGTCCTTCTCAGAAGTATTCCTCGAGGGATATTGCTTCTCACACAACTCTCAAGCCCAG AAAGGATGGTCAGGACACCCAGGATGAACTAGAAAGGAGAGACCTGAAAGAGGAGTTGGTGGAGCGTGAGCGGAGACACTTCTCATCTAAAGACAAGGGTTATAGTG AGGATAGAGACCGAAGAAAAAGTGGTCATCACCTACTGGAAG GATCAAGGAGAGAAATTGAGGACCGCATTGTTCCACGCACTGCAGATGCTGATGATGCTGATTTAGACATCAAAAGTGATGATGAAAG TGATGaggacgatgatgatgatgatgatgaagatgatacaGAGGCACTTTTAGCAGAGCTTGAACAAATCAAGAAGGAACGAGCCGAGGAAAAACTACGCAAA GAACGTGAAGAGCAAGAAGAGGAGCTTAAACTGAAAGAGGCTGAGTTGATAAGAGGGAACCCTTTGCTTAATAATCCAACTTCCACTTCCTTCAATGTTAAACGAAG GTGGGATGATGATGTGGTGTTCAAGAACCAGGCTCGTGGAGAGACCAAGGCTCCAAAGCGCTTCATCAATGACACCATTCGTAGCGACTTCCATCGCAAATTTCTTCACAAATACATGAAGTAA